GCGTTACTCATCACATGTCAAAATTCTATGAGCCCAAGATCGCTTTGGCAAAAAAAAACATGTATCCATAAAACCGATTTCTTAAACCAACTAATATAAAATCCACATTACAtccaaaataaaaagttaactcATAATTCAATCACCGAATTCTCTTTTTGCAACAAGTGATAACGAGATAACATGCGTAAATTAAAAACCAATATGAAAACTTTACTTCAAACCAGCTTTCTCTAACGCATCCTTGAAGTCGTCATCACTATTCCATGATGGTACCTACAAGATTTGAACGTTAGAAACAAAATATACAATGAATCTTTGGGTCAAATTCTTAACAACTCAATAAGTacattaaaaacaaacaaaaggttTAGTGATCCTTCGGTGGGAAgttagtttatttattaaacgaCCATGATCAATATTCTGGTGTTCATTTACATTCCTGAACATTCGTAAACTGTTTCGTCCATGTATGTTTGTTTATGTACATATTACATATAACATATGCATACCTATACATGTTTGTGTGGGAGGGTCTAAAAACAAACGTAATATATCTATGAGAAATATATACCTCGGTTACATTAATATGGCTAAAGTGTGTCTCGATTTTCTGCATAATCATGTTGTCATTACCACCACATAGTAAGTTGAATACCGCTCCTCCTGTGAAATAAAGACTaaaatttaaatgatatattataatttgttttttagtatttgatttcgATCATTACTAAACCTACCCGTGTGGTTACACGGGTACTACACCTACTAGTTTGTTAGAACAACAGTACATAATAAATCTTTAAAGATAAAATATGAAACAAATCAATAAAAAGCATTAATTACCCTTGCTAAACCGTGTGCGGAGTAAGTATATTTCATTGTAAGGCTCTGTAGGCTTATTAAATTTAACTGGGAGATCATAGTTAACCACCAGATTAACCTGTGGAAAACATAATTAGACCGATCATAAAAAGTAACgtaagaaaataaaagaaaagcaAACCTTAGACTGATCAATATCCCGAGCAACAACATCTGTTGATATTAGAACCCGAATCGACCCATCGTTGAAGTCTTTGGTTAACTTATCTCTATCCGAACCTTGAGTTAATGTTACCGCGTAACCATGCTCAGCAAGTGCCTCATGTAATATAGGAGCAGTTCTTTTGCTTCTCACAAATATAATTGTCTGCCCGATTCCCTCTCCTAATGCCAATATTTTATCCCTTATTACCGTAATCTTTGATTGCTCATCGGGTAAATTCACTTTGTAAAACCTCATCATAACTCTATTTTAATCGTTTACGAAGTGAGAGATGATCgatgttatttttttttctttgacgCACGACGATGTTTTATAGCATCTGCCGTAGGGTTTGTGGAGTGAAGACTCAAAAAACCAGTTGGTACGATCTGGTATGAGTAGAGTTTCAGATGACCAAGCAAGAGATGACCAAGCAAGAACCTGCAAGATCACAAGGAATAAaacacaccgttagcctcgtcacagggcGGGGGGGtctctctgtgaccaagctcgggcgtgagaataagtatttgacAGGAGAAAGTAAGTCAGGGAGAGAAAGTAGCGATTACCCCTTGCTGGAAATCTTggcggggtatttatagtttttgggAATGCTGACGTGGCGAGTTAGTTAGGGTCGGACCAGTCACTGTCATGACAGTTAAAGCTGTGGGTCCCAGTTAGTTATGGCGTATCAATGTGTTTAGTCGTTCTGTCTACGGCATTGGGTGCGACCCGACCCTTTAAGTAATGAGGTTCGGTCCTGTGTTTGTTGGTCATTCGGTCCGACCAAGGACGTATCCTCATCATGGAGGATATATGTACATACGTATATATTTCTACAACACCCTCGTAACTTCTAGCGGATGTGTATTTCAGTCCCTCAATAATGTCAACGAGCAGTTGACTCCTCAATTTATTCTACTTTCAAAGCGCTTGCTAAACCAAATCCGATTTCAAAATGTTTAGTCACTAGTTATTTCCTCGGCCCGTGTTGTGGGTCACCGAGCCAAATATTTCTCTTTCGTGACATATACATTTTTTGTTTTGGTTACTGGTACATACTACACATTTAAGGCCGGCGGAGGAAATTCCGACGTTACCAATAAAACGAAACGTAATGAATAGTAACTCATCCGATAGAAATATAAAATTCAACCACCTTTATCTAATACATGTATAATGTTTTTGTTTCATTCATAAAACAAAACTTACAACTAGCCCACTACTAAGGCACGTTGTTTGCACTTTGCATTAGGGATGAGCATGATATTTAGTACGAGTAGCATACTGGTACCGGTACTGAATTTTCCGTATCAAATTACTTTTTGTACTGATTCGGTACCTATTTTTTGGCATTTTCAGTACCAGTAAAATACCGTTTTTATCTTCAAATACCAGTACCATGTCGTATCAAACAATTTTGATACCGATACTGAGTTTTGACAATTTCGATACCAATACCACCCTCATCCTTACTTTGCACAAGTGAGATCCTGCATTCAAAGCCCACTTTAGCCTTATTTTCCCTTTTGtcatgtttttttctttttatttttcatcaacaaatttattgtttttcatttttattatacTAAAAAAACAACACTGTTTTAATCTtaactatttttatttaatatattctTTATTATCATATTATCAATTGTCATCAATGTAGCTATCATTGCCACTAAACACGTGATGTTGTCCTTTCGGATTTTATCATGGTTTGGGTTGTTCATGAGTGAAACCGAGTCGAGTTAGGGCAAAACTCtagctcggctcgattataaaccgagctgaaTCGGatcggctcggatttgaaaccgagctggaaatctaagctcgggctcgaattggttttaaaccgagctgacTCGACTCAgtttggtttggctcgattttgaaaagaaaaattaatacaTGGCTCTCAAAATTCATTAatctaaaatattatttaataattCAGAAGAACATATCCAAAATAAGCTCAACCTCatacattacaagccaaaatcaagtttaacaacACAAAATACGTTCTTAATTTCAACGAAATACAATATAAGTTCATTAGCATGATAATCAACTTTTAAATGTGGCATAGATATCAAATTACACTTCTAAtcgggttattggattttatcacccttaaATATTGATCATTGGTCACTCTCACCCTCAACTATTACTTTGACGCCCGACACcctcaacttaacacttagtatgTTTGGTCAccagatcactaacttttgatcttgtaactatacttttgggggtgtcctaagatccctatgacactccaaaaagtatagtaacaggatcaaaagttagtgattagttaacgacgtggtgacagaacacactaagtgttaagttggggggtGACGGttgtcaaagtgatagttgggggtggcagcggccGATAACCaatagttaggggtgataaaatccaataacctcTTCTAATcacatgtaaataataattagtttttgtgatatattataatgtatataaaaataaaatatattaaaataaaataatccgagcaaagccgagccgagctggtaTGCGAGCCAATCcggctcgttacgagccgagTTGAGCTAGACtaactttctaaccgagccgagccggctcgacTCACTTTCAAACCAAGCCACATCAAGTGAGCTTTTTCAGAGCTAAATCCGAGCAAGCTTCGAGTGAGCTATGAGCCGCGAGCTTTTTAGACAACTCGGTGCACCTTTCTTGTGATTTTTTAGTAACATATAGTGCCTAGTTCTTCTTTAACCATGAAATAAATGATGCAATATATAAAATAGAAAGTGAAAAGGAACAAGGACGAGCCTTTGGGCATCAGGCTAGGGCACTAACCGAAATTAAGAGGCCCAAATTAAACGGCCCAAACTAATCTTACCGTCGTGTctgaatgaaaatgaaaatgaaaatgaaaataaaaatataaaagtatTGGCAATAGCTCGCCCTGTTAGTCCGTTACTACAATGGAAAACCAACGCAGAAGAATATCTGTTTGAAAATGGCGAATCTGCTTCGATGTCGAAGGATTGGCTGTACGGCCACTTTCACGGAAGATGATAATCCTGACGACTCCTGTACTTATCATGAATCAGTCAGTTTTTCATCCTTTTCCGAAATCAACTGctgtttttttttctcaattgATTTTGAGATCGTTATCATGATATGAACGAAGAATAACTATATACGTTTCTCTATGGGTAATTTCTTTCataagttttgttttgtttgagcAATGACTATTAGTGATTCTAACTCATATGTCATTGCAAACTAAACATAAAGAGCATGAATATACCCCAAAATCAATTCCACCCAGTCACTCCAACAaaaacaagtttggaaaccactTAAATTCCACTTCAACTTTCAAAATCAGTCTATGCAAAATCAGCATGTTATACTCTTCAATCTGTAAAATTCAGTTGTGCAATCTTTTTCTCTAGTTCTTCCTTTTTACTTTCAAATCCTCCTCACTTATGGATTTCAAACGCTGGATTAAGTTAGATACTGAATTCATACTTTGGTTTAAATCCTTATTGGGAAAAGGTGCAATTATCTGCCTTAGATAAGCCCTGTCAATATTCACTTCACCGACCTGCCAAAATGCTTTCGATCTAATGTCGGATGCATACACATTTGCTGCTCATGTTGTATTCTCTCCTTTATAGTTGTCCATTCCCCCTCCCATTCTCTAGACACGTTTAAAATCTTATCCAATAGTGAGGTAATCTTCAAACAAAGACTCTTGACCTTATCTTTATAACCCTCAACATCATGAGCAGAAACCACCTCAACAACCGAACCTACCTTctcttcaactgtctcgatgcTTTTGCGTATATCATCAACCTCCTCAGCAATCAAATGCAGCTTCTCTTCTCTCAATATAACGGTCAACTTTGTTGCGgcaataaatttgtcaaatgcttcACGTCTTGTTTTAGTCTCTTCCGAGTAGCGTTCTCGATCTTCAACATGAAATGCAATGATCCTATCAGCATAATTCTCAACTTGGTCAACAACTCCATTTATCCACCAACTACTTTCAGTGGTAAACACGACGTACGAATTAGGAAAGTATTCGATTCCGTGGTCTTCAAAATTCACATTTAAGTAATATTTTGGAGTTCATATGTGCTCCGGTGGTTTGAGTAGTTCGCCGGCGAAGAGGAGTTGCAGCGAAGTATGAGTGTAAATTAAATGGTGTAAGACGACAGTGAACCGATGTAGACGACAGTTGTTCAAATGATGGTGATGACCAGAGTTCTTGTCCGGTGATAGTGGAAGGTGGAGGAAGAGGTTGAAGATGGTGGAAGTTGAAGAGGATGAAGAGCATTCACATATCTTCCCATATCTTCATTTccataattacactaaaaatcacaacattttctctctcatttcaaataaataatattttttctACCTTTATAATTTCATTTTATCTCtcatccactcacaaccacttttaaaaaaatattaaaaacttaTAGGGGTGAATAGTGTCCCCCCAAATTTACAGATGAACactaacattttctctctcctccactcacaaacCCCCTGACCACTTTTCATAATATACAAAACTCTCTCACATAAAAA
Above is a window of Helianthus annuus cultivar XRQ/B chromosome 14, HanXRQr2.0-SUNRISE, whole genome shotgun sequence DNA encoding:
- the LOC110906296 gene encoding DEAD-box ATP-dependent RNA helicase 38-like; its protein translation is MMRFYKVNLPDEQSKITVIRDKILALGEGIGQTIIFVRSKRTAPILHEALAEHGYAVTLTQGSDRDKLTKDFNDGSIRVLISTDVVARDIDQSKVNLVVNYDLPVKFNKPTEPYNEIYLLRTRFSKGGAVFNLLCGGNDNMIMQKIETHFSHINVTEVPSWNSDDDFKDALEKAGLK